From the Candidozyma auris chromosome 2, complete sequence genome, the window TCAAGTTGGACAAAGTGTTGGAGTACATTCCCAAGAGAGTGGAGGCCGACACCAACGTGAGCAAGGACATCAAGGCGGGCAAGCCCGCTGCCGAAAGCCAGAAATTCTGGAGAGGCAAGATTTAGAATCACGATCGCTTAGAAGTTCTAGAATATATGTGATCATGAGCTGTTGCAGTGTAGAGCATGCTGGTGTATTGTAGGCTCAATGGGTGGTAGTAGTACTGGTTGAGGTAAACGATGTGCAAATCACTTGAAATAGTGAAATACCGTAAGTGTAGCGCTTACTTCACGTTCAGGTCGTCTCATTTCTCTCTGACTCTGGGCATTGAGCAACACATACTACAAATCACGAATTGAGTCCAGACTCATTCGGATGTGTCTTGTCAAATCTGGGATCTCCAAAAGCAATTTCACTACTTCTCAGCAAAACATtcacttttcttcttctcgttaTTACCTCACTGGCCACAATTTGCAGCAAGCAGTTTAGTTAACTATGGTACCCACACCACAACATAAGAGAGCAAATGTAAAAAGCTAGATTCGCAATTCCCCTAATCACAAGAAATTTCCCACCACTCCGTAGAAAAAATACCGAAAACAACCTTAACCATAACCTCTCCAGTGTCGTCTTCTTTCAACCTGCGCACTATCTGCCTCACCTTATCTGCGATCTCGGTACTATAACTTGCCCCACAATTGACTGGACCAGATCAACTCACCAAAAAGCTACACTTCTTCTCAGCATGCCCTTAGACGCATACGCTCATCTCAATGGTCTTCCCCAGGGCCGAAATGGGTTTCCTGAAACTTTGGCAGAGCTTCGTCTCCAGCTCATAGGCAACCGAGAGCTCAAGATTCGGGCGCTCCAGGAGCCTCAATTTGTCAACTGGCTCTTACACCAGCTTCAGGAGGATTTGGAAAAGGTGGAGCTGACAAAAGACTTACCGGCCCCAGAGCTTGCGCAGGATATCCACGATAAGGTGGTGATTTTGCGTATATTGGCCTGTTTCGTCGCTGACGTGCAAGGTTCCGACGACAAGGTGAACGTGGACTCAAGCAGCTTACAGGGGGCGGTGCCTTTGATTTCAATGCTCTTTCAGTATGTGACTGAGGTTTTTTTGCCGGTGACGGGTCAAAACTCATCTAGATTACCTTCGGAGGCTGGCAAAGTGAAAAGCGACATACACAAGAGTATTTGTGATGCTTTGTGGATCATTGTTGTGTTTGCCAACGCAGATGCTCTCTCTCTTGATCAGAAATGCTACGAAAATTTGTGGAAGCTTACTACGACGCTCCTTATATGCGATGATTCTACCATCCCGATGGTATCTCTGAAACTGAAGAACGCTGTTGTGTCAAGCTTACACACtcttccacttcttctcaaggagGCCCCAAGGGAGCTCTCGAGAACGTATGCCCCTTCCTTGTTGAGGCTTTGTTTGACACGTCTCCAAAAGGAATTTGCCATGTTGCACAGGCACTACGTCCTGGGATTGCCCACAGTTGGCAactttttggagaaggtgtCGCCAAATATAATTGCAGATAAGAAAATATTGCGAGACATTATCGAGGTCGACTTCATCACGTCTTTAGTGGTGACTACTGCCCAGTTGCTTAACTACACCAGGGAAAAAAGCATAGCGCTTCCGCTTAAGTCACCCTTTTTCACATCAAAAGAagtgtttctttgcatgGTTCTCTTGCTCAAGTGTGATGGCTGCCATCATCTTAACATTGCGACCCTTAACTTGATTCACTTCTACCTCAATGCTCTCGAGGACCTGGGTACCGCTTCAGAGGAGATTGTGTTTGCCACGTATGAGAAGCTTTTCCCAAGAATCATCGAACTTTTGGACAGCGATCTTGACAAAAAACACTCTGTTCCTCCATATCTCAATCTCCCTGTGTCTGTGCTTTCCGGTCTCTGCCTTAAATACCCTCGCATGTCATTACACTTGCACAACACCAATGTTGATACCAAGATAATGAAAGATCTTCAGGATCTTGTAAGGAAGACACCAATGTTCGTGAGTATCTTCAGACTCAAAGTAGCATCAAAGGAAAAGTCAAAACTTGCAGATTTTACCAGTTTATCGAAACACCGAAATGCTGGTCAGGCATCGTATGACGTGGCCGTTCAGATCTCAAGAATGGAACAGATCGCTGACTACCTCCAGCTGCTTAGCGTTTATTCAAGCTCGAACGAGGACTACCGTCGCAGAGTGACAAAATTCCTGGACCTGAAATCTAGCAAATCTCAAGGGCCAaattttttgtgcttgttACTTTTCGAACTTATGGACAATTACAGATTCTTGATCCAACAGCTTCTCCTATCATATGACGTGATGGGTAAGCTATTAAGAAACTCCGCCAAGCAAGACCAAACAAAGGTATTTGACTGGTTTGGCAAGAACCTCGGTATGATCTACACCTTGATAGAACATCCTATCTTCACACAAACGGTTTATCTAGTAAGGTCACTTTCGCGTTCCATCACTACTTTGagaactttttttgttgactGCAATTCTATCAAAAGTGTATTCGATGTCGATGATGACACGACGTTAAGCTCGCTTGATCAGAGCAACCTAAATGAAGACATTATTGAAATTGTACGGTCACGCTACAACAGAGAagcatctttcaaaagacGAGGTACTTTTGTCTCTAGTCTTTTGGAGGTTCTCGGACAACTTGACAACGTCAAATATGCCATGCAATATTTCACGAAAGCAAACCCCGGATTAAGCCTTCAATatcctccaccaagaaagTCTCTCTGTGTCAAAAAAGTCATTCTTTTGGCTTCCATTGCCAACTTCATCCTTGATTTCAGCTCATTCCGCTACGAGATCGTAAACCACGACACTTTCATGGTGGATTTAGCCAGCGTTTTCCAGCCGCAAACGCATGTTCAGGAAGACATCAAATATtcggaagaagaggaaaggGAGATCTGCTATGAGCATCTCAGAGAGCAACTAACCGTTCTCCAGGTTGTAAAAAGTTACCTCTACAACGAAAATGAGGAGAATAGAAAGGTCTTGTGGGATTTCATCCCCTTGTCGCTtgtgtttgaaaaatcgCTTTATGGTCTTGTTGGCCCCGTGGAGGATGACCCTGATCTTCATTCATTATTCGTTCAGCACAAGattcttgcttttgaaatCATGCGCAATCTCACGGCAGCTTCGTCATTTTTCAGTgaagccatcaaagaatCCTACCTTGAATACGTTAAAGAAGAGCACGACGCGGGACACACAAGTGCCCCACTCTCATGGCACGAATATTTACTACGTAATCTTTTGAGTTACAAtttgtttgttgatgatgacaaaACCTACAGCGAGCAAGATTTCTTTCATAACGACGagttctttttcaagcttgtcaagaacACTGACTACGTTAGGCTTCTTGTGGGAATCAACTATGTGGAAGATCATCGTTATACCAACATCCtggttttcaaaaagctgGACTTTCCACTGAAGCCAATGATTAATATATGGAAACGCATACTTGATGCAAAGTTGCTGGATAAACTCGAGCACAAAATCTGTGGGAATAACCTTAATGAAAGGGTAAACTTGGCCAATCAGctcattgagctcaaatTTTCCATCAATTGGATCCTTATAAACTTGACATGGCAAGATGATTCATTTGGTTACCAGGTGCCAGACAAGGTGAGTTTTGGGCTTCTTGATACAGTAAGTCACCGAACCCACAGTGATCCTCATAATGAGGATAGACAGCTCTTCAACTCGTCAAACATTGtgattgaagaaagtgaggatgatgatgaggacgaggacgacGTCCACGATCATGTTTCTCGAGcagatgacgatgatgcCGAAATGAGCGCTGAAGACAAGGCCAAGCTCTTACACCGGTATCAATTCAGTCTGATTCTACAGAGAATAATTTTGGATATGTCCAAGCCCAAGTATAGAACCAGAGGAGGATCACGAGCAAGCAGTATGGAGCGCTTTGATTACTTGAATGCAAACAACTTGTATGAAAAATCAAAGACGGCGTTTTCCCAAATCACAGGATTGGTGCTGGGAAACGCTGCACACGAGGGCTCTCAAGGTAGTGGCCAACGCAGTGAAGAGCGTCAcccattgagaagaatgagCAACATCATCAGCAGTAGAGATGGTACAAGGGTAAGAAGAGACGTGAATCGTGGTGGTGAAGGTTTCGGCTATGATTCGGCCGATGAGGTAGGCAACGAGGAAGGTGGTGCAGGCAACGTAGGTGTTGTCGATGAAcatgacgaagaggaagaagaagatgacgaagaagaggatgatAACTCCAATACAAATACTGATGAATCTGATATGGGTGATGTCGTTGATATTGATGAATACTGGGTTCGGTAAacattggctgcaaaaactTAGAGAATGGTGCAATTTTATAACAGCACGTCGACTAGAGCACATATACGGAGATAATGCCAAGCCCCGTGATCTAATGACGTCTAAACTTTTAAAGGATCGATATGATCTTAATTTTAGTAAAGGCATCGATGAAATAAGACAATACACTTTCTCCAGCTTTGACTGTGCGAAAAGCCGAGGAttaaggagaaaaaaaaaaaaaaagatgagTTGCGAAGAAATAGCCGATCGTGAGGCATTTAAAGCGACAAACTAACGGCGGGCATAATCACAGGAACACGCCTGCGCtaagcagaaaaaaaagttaaaCCACCAAGACCGGAAGGTAATTACCACTTTGCAACAAGGAGCCCAAAGAGAACTCTCAAATACTACATCCGAAAATCCCCGTCTACTAAAAATAGTGCTACTTGATTTCctgattttctttcaaCCTCTTGACTCTCGTCATTCGGTGGTGCCTCTCTGTTAAAAGATCTTTTGCGGCTTTCTGACTCGTCCTGTCTGTTGGACCCGCCGTTTGACATCTGAGATACTGCTTACAAGTGCTGAGAGAAAGTGAGTGAGAAATCGGGGAGATAACTAAgacctttttctttcttccttgttgTCTGGACCCACTCCCGataaagaaaatcatcatcaccatcaaggTTCCGTTGGCTTCTGCTCCCGTTGCGTTAATTCTTCCAACCTCGTTTTCCCCTTATTTCCTCTCGCAATGGACTATCACGAGACTCAACTGGCCGCTCAGCAAAACAACGTCGGTGGTGACCAGACTCAGGAGTCAGCGACACAGAACGCCAATAATAATAACGATGACGCTGGGCTGAGTGTGACAGCGCTTCAAAACCAAAACCAGCCGGCGCAGAAAAGcagcaaaaacaaaaacagAGATATTACGACAAAGGGCAAGTACTCGTTGAACGATTTCCAGATTCTTAGAACGTTGGGCACAGGCTCGTTTGGCAGAGTTCACTTGGCCAGGTCGGTGCATAATGGGCGGTTCTACGCTATGAAgacgttgaagaaggaaagagTCATCAACATGAAGCAGGTGGAGCACACCAACGATGAAAGGAGAATGTTAAAGCTTGCGCAACATCCgttcatcatcagaatGTGGGGCACGTTTCAGGATTGCCATAATTTGTTTATGATCATGGACTACATAGAAGGCGGAGAgttgttttctttgttaCGAAAATCCCAGAGGTTCCCTACCCCTGTGGCTAAATTCTACGCTGCAGAGGTATTCCTTGCCATAGAGTATCTCCATAATCTCGACATCATATACAGAGACTTGAAGCCCGAAAATATTCTTTTGGACAAAAACGGCCACATCAAGCTCACGGACTTTGGGTTTGCCAAAGAGGTTACTGACGTGACATACACCTTGTGCGGAACGCCGGACTACATCGCTCCGGAAGTGGTGGCCACGAAGCCTTATAACAAGTCTGTGGATTGGTGGTCGTTTGGCATTTTGATCTTCGAGATGCTTACAGGGTACACGCCCTTTTACGACCCAACCCCTATGAAGACATACGAGAACATCTTGAATGGTACCATAACGTATCCTGACTACTTGCCCCCTGATAtacttgatcttcttcaaaaacttatTGTGAAAGACTTGACACAGAGGCTAGGtaatcttcaaaatggtTCTGATGACGTGAAAAACCATCCGTGGTTCAAAGAGGTGATCTGGGAGAGGCTACTTTCGAGGGACATTGAGACGCCATATGAACCTCCCATCACTTCTGGCGTGGGAGACACATCTCAATTCGACCGCTTCCCCGAGGATAAGGAACTTGACTACGGTATATCGGGCGTGGACGATCCATATGGGGCGCTCTTTCCAGATTTTTAAAATTGCGAAGGGAGCTTGATTTCCACTCACATTGCATTACATCTGATGGTCGTGGCACGTAAATTTGCTACCCTCATTTCATTTCACACTCACGATATGACTACTCAATCCTTTAGTTCCCCCCCTTTTTTCCCCTCGTTGCATTTGGCATTAGCTGATCGTGGTGTCTTCCCGTCTATTCAGAATCTACCGGTAAGATGATGCAGTTCGGTACCTTTGTACTCATATTAATTCTTGTTAAATACTTCAAGCACAACAACTTTCAACATCCTCAAGCCAGGCTCCTCTTAATAGTGCATCCACACTTATCCTTGTAGATGGATTCATATCGAGTAATTTGTATATGAAACGCCTACGAATCTCGTAGTCAGACTCCTCGAAGCCTTCATCGTCAAGATCAGATTCAAGACTAGACTTATCGCAGTCCTGACccttctcaaaaagagttTCGATGGGGATGAATGCTcccttctttttgatgCTCCACTTCCCAGTCTTCTCATCGTAGTCTGCAATCATGGCATTTCTGGCgtattcatcaaaagtAGAATCCTTAAACTTCTTAGATAGCGGCTTCGGATCAGTACGCCTCCAAAGGTACGTGCTACCATAAGCTCTAGAGTCCTCCTCCTGAGCTGACTCGTCGTAATATGTAGCAACCACAAAATTTTCGGACGCACCACAGAAATAGTGTCTTCGAACGTTATAGAGAACAAGTATTAGAACACCAAGGCCCCAGCAATCTTTCTTAGCCAACGACCAGCTCTTGCACGATCTCGAGTGCTCTTCGGGAGCCATGAAAGGCTCGGACCCGATAGGACCATTGGAAGCAGGCCAAGGCTGCTCGCCTGAGTCCCATGCTGTTCGAAACACACTGGATTTACCAAAATCTGAAATCTTGAGGTTCATGCgagtcttcttcgttcCGTTCTTATCGGACGTAATGCTATTGTTGTCGTATTTGATCAAAATGTTCTCAAGCTTCAAATCGCAGTGGGCGACGCCATGCTGATGCATATACCATAGCCCCAGAGCAATCTGCTTGATCATGCAATCTATGTCGTCTATCGTGATGTAATGTTTCTGAGTAACACACTTCTTAATGTATGCAAAAAGATTGCCGCCGTTGCTGGACTCCATCACCTGATTGAccttgaagttcttctcgaTGAAGTTGGCGGCTGTGGTATCAATGTTGGCATCCAAAGGCGGTAGAGAAACCATGAGGTCGACAGAACGAACaatgttcttgttgttgagggTTGAGGAGAGGATGAACTCGGAGATTACTCTATCGATGAACTTCTCACTACTTTCGACGCATTTTGAATCTGTAGCTGATCGTTTCTGTAACTCCTTCACGGCATACACTTTCTTAGATGCTCCGGAATCAAGAACCTTGATAACGCCGTATGCACCTCGGCCAATGACGTCTTTAACGGTACCGTAGCGTTGAAAAAGTGTCTCATGTTTTTGCAAATGCTGATACTGCTGCTGTAGATCCCCCTTAAGGTCAAGCACTGTCTTTAGCTTCTCTCTGAGCTGCTTAATGAGCTGCACCTGGGGATCTCCAATGATGGAGGTAGTCACCAGAGGATCCTTTCTATCCATTGTTGGCGACAACCGTATTATATTATAGCCATTTGGCAATAGCGAGAACGTCCTTTTCAGCTCCTCGTTCGCCATTTTTTGGAGCCCTTCCCTTGAATCCAGTGTACCCAACATGTAGCCCATGAGAGTGGATAACTGAGACACCGTCGCTGTTCTCTCCCTCGGAAGCCATGTGTGTAAATGAGGCTCGTAGTCCagctcatcatcatcctccACGTCAAAAGGGTCCTCTTCTGAAGACTCAATTGCGTCAGGTTGTTGACTTGGCTGCTCAGActcaccttctttcttcttgaataGTTTCTGTTTAAGTTTGCTCAGTTGCGAGGTTGAAGTTTCTAATGGAGGCAGCGGGCTTGATTTCAAAGAGCTATTTGAGCTCTGAGGAGGCGAGTCTAGTCGCTCCTTCCGCTTGAACAAGCCCATTTTTTGGGGTGTGGGTAAATGTAAATATTATTTAGAACGGTGATTTCTTTGCGCACACATTCTGGGGTAGCATATTTTGGGGGGAATTATCTCAATGTTAGAAATAGTGTGAATGGGCATGGAGAGAAATATCTGAAAAGACGAAATCTCAACAAAGTTGAAGTAGGTTGTATGACACAGCTTTCTATATTCTGAGATATACTCTGACTTAGTATCTTTTTGGGTGCTTAGAGAGGATGGTAATTGCTTCTAGTCACTGGAAAATTTTCACAgcctttcttttgctcacGAGTTAGCAGCTTGAATTGTTATAGAGACGCTGAAGTGATTATCATTCTTGGACGAGGAAAAGACCACTTAGATTTGGGTTTCCCGTGATGATGCCGTTCCTATCGATTCTGCTGttattggctgcgaaattgtATGTTCTTTCTATTTCCGATGAAATATCACAGGTAGAATTACATACGAGGAACTGAGTTCGTGACGCGAAGGCTGAGGGAGGAAAAACTGAACCACATCTATCGAGAGCTGGTCATCCGTGAAGGATTCATCTGATACCTCTGTTGCACAGTAAGGAAGTTCacagcatcttcttctgtgaaACTTGGTAGCGAAAACTGCCAACTTCGCCCAAATATTTGGCGTCCACTCTTTAGCAATTGAGTCAACAATAGTTGAATGTCGACTAGCTCACCATATTACAATAGTGCATTATTGAGAGTCAGACTGACAATAGAACCTTTGTTATTTTGATCACCATCGATTGTTGTAACCAAATAATAGAAGCCTATCACAAACATAAATCGGGACTTTGACTCTTTAAAGACAGATCTCAATCCTTGGCGTCGATCACTCGGGACGTCCATTTGTCCAATCAAGAAAGTCTTTAACAATCATAGTCTACTATTTAGCCTCGTAGAAGGTGATTGCAGGAGGAAAGAGTCGTGGACCCTTCGGGtattgttcttcttttccacgGACTTTGTATCACTCAaatcattgatgaagacacCAAATATTCCCTTCTTCATTGGTCACATTGAGATCGGGTAACGTCCGCTAATCACTTGAAATTATCGAAAGAATAAGGAGTAAAGGCGAGCAGGCAAGGCCACGATCTTACCTTTTCCTTTAAAAACGGAAGCTTATCATCACCATTTTTAATATTTAAAAAGCTTTTTAGACATAAATATAATTGTGCTCCTGTGTCTCAacgcttctttttcaaaacaagcttttgaCCGAGGCGTCGTGAGTTGACAAGCATCCACTATGGCTAATACCTACCACATTCTAGTCTTCCTCAATTCAAAATTACAGCTTTCCAAAGCGCCTTCATTCTCGAAGAATGATCTTTTTTCCGTTATTTGAAgatcaattcttcatcacaTTTACGGCTGAGTGCATCGCAACTAGGAGTATGCCTTGTGCTTCCTTGGAGCTGTACAGCAAACAATAATGTAAATGTACGATGCTGCCTCATCGTACTACTCCTTATGTTTCACAGAAGGTtggcgaaaaaaaatctcattCACTGATTTCTGGCAAAGAAGGTTTAAACTTTTCGCCGATACAGTATGTCGCCATGATTCTTGAGTGAAGCGTCGTCTAGTGCAAATTTCTGGATAACGGAATCGGGCCACAACTTGGATATATTGACGTCAAGGCATTGCATCGGAGGCGCAAGGCACCTGTGTTGCAGCGATGGCAAGAAGAGCCGTACAAAGTAATGCAAAGGGCTGGATAGTGAAAATCATCCACGCATAATCGCCAATTGAGAAAGGCGCTTTCGGTGTTACATCTGTAGGTCACTTCCAGACTTTCCATTTTCAGAGAGACCTTTGCATGAATGCAAGGTATGAACAAACCTTCTATTTCTTACAATCAAGGGGTGATCTGCCTTTATGAACGGCACTCTAGACCCCACGATATTGTCTATTTTATCCACAAAAAAGACAACTTTTACAGGGAAACCTCAAAGTCATGTATAGCTTACAACCTCACTGACGGCCCGATGTAGCCAATAGGCAGCACTAAATAAAGTTTAGGTTCGATGCACCGAGGGCTCCGAGATGAGGTCGTAAAGATGCATCCTTTGGTAAAAGCGTAGGAGCACGAAAGTCTGCATTGTTCGTGAAGTTCACACAAATGGTATTGACAACGCAAATTGCAAACAATAGGCGTCGATCGTCTGATACTGAATGTACGATAAATTCCATTCTGTCGTTTACAACAGCATTGTTCATACTCAATTTGCCCACTTTCGACTCTTATTTCCGGTTTATATAAATTTATTAAAAATTAATAACAAAGACAAAAGGGCACCAAAGCGGATCTTCATTTGCGTGATCAGCTTCCTTGTTCGCTCTCTTgggtggtgaagatttttCCGTAATTATCGTGACGGAAAATACCGTCAGGATACTTATCAATTCATACAAGAATTCACCCAAAAAATTTTTAAGATAAAATTCTTGTGAAGGCAGCTTTCGTAAAAACTTCCTTGCGAAGAGTCTTCTGAGAGAAGCGACATCGTTTGCAGTGTTTGAATGATCGTCTATACTTGTGGCAAAAGACGCTGGATAAAATTTAAACTTGCGGCTATAAAGTTTGCCCGGTAAGAGCTAATTTTTAATAGCAAGCGAGATCATAACGAACCATTGATGCAGTTGGAAAGACTAAGTTTGCGTACCTTTTATTTAGACCTTTGTGTACTTTGCATTCAAGTTTTACTTGAAGGAGGTTTTGTGGAACACGAGAATCTAGGTCATAAATTCGATTTTAACCGCTTGTTTCTCGGCACACGTCATTGTCGAAttttctgaagaaagttCGCTCGGGCTACGTCTTGTGTTCTCGAGATGCATGTAATTTCCGTTCATTAACTACAACGTGTATTCAAACGATAAAGAATTCCTCATTAGATAGCCGAAATATCTTTTTAGAAGGATTGTCGATCGTGAATAGCTAAATAGGGACAATTGTTTAAGCGGCTTTTTGAGGATCTCACCGGTGGAAGTAGATAAGAGAAGCATCTCAAGGAAATGACTACTTCCGCCTCAAAATCGTCAGCATTTCAAGGTGGTATTATTAGCATCGTCAACTCTGTTGTAGAAGACTTGCAACATAGAGCTACTCGAGATCTTTATGGACGACCGACTTTAAGGTCTTGGAACCAATGTGAAACACAGGAGAAGCCCTAAACATGTGGAGAATATTGAAAATTCATGTACACGATCGATATCTACAGAGGATCTGATCGCTAGTTTCCATTATACAAGTACTTCTCCCACACTGAATATGTCTTTGGTCGCCCCCCACTTTTTCATGTAGTGTCTAAGCACATGCTGCGAACAGAAAAGAGCACCCAGTAGAATGACTATATTGATCACCTCtaaaagagagagaaaaacaagaataaggaaaaataaaagaaggatacaaaagaaaagcaaaaacTAATTAAACACCCAAGTCATCTAATAAATGTCTGTCTCTAACTTTTCTTCGATTTTCCAACCATCTTTAGTTCTTCACTATGCTGGCCGTGTACCTCGTGGCTGCGCCGAGAATGTACACGGCAGAGAagcggttgcaaaacgcACTAAAAGACGAGAAGGCCCATAAGATTCACACAAGTTTACTTCGAACTTAGCCACATTTTATTGGACCATTCAAATCTCCGGGCCAACTTTCGGAGGCACTTTTCTTCGTAACACCCAAAATTGATCCTTTTTTCTCGAGAACCATCATCCTTCTTTCTGCCTCCTTGCGAAACACATATTTCTTGTTTGGGAGCCGCGACGCGCTCCACTCGGCTTTTTCAATCAAAGatatttttgtttctcGTCTCGGGATCCACATCTTCGAAATAGACAGAAAGGAAGTCAGTCAACTTTCGTTACTGGGGAGATTTCTACATCcaaaaagacaaaagaaaaggaatTG encodes:
- the TPK1 gene encoding cAMP-dependent protein kinase catalytic subunit TPK1, which produces MDYHETQSAAQQNNVGGDQTQESATQNANNNNDDAGSSVTALQNQNQPAQKSSKNKNRDITTKGKYSLNDFQILRTLGTGSFGRVHLARSVHNGRFYAMKTLKKERVINMKQVEHTNDERRMLKLAQHPFIIRMWGTFQDCHNLFMIMDYIEGGELFSLLRKSQRFPTPVAKFYAAEVFLAIEYLHNLDIIYRDLKPENILLDKNGHIKLTDFGFAKEVTDVTYTLCGTPDYIAPEVVATKPYNKSVDWWSFGILIFEMLTGYTPFYDPTPMKTYENILNGTITYPDYLPPDILDLLQKLIVKDLTQRLGNLQNGSDDVKNHPWFKEVIWERLLSRDIETPYEPPITSGVGDTSQFDRFPEDKELDYGISGVDDPYGALFPDF